From Paenibacillus sp. PK3_47, the proteins below share one genomic window:
- a CDS encoding MerR family transcriptional regulator → MVNDQSYTIGHVSRICGVSVQTLRYYDNIGLLRPSRTDPLTHYRYYSNMDILLVKIVQDLKSLRFSLEEIGSILKQSGLDGLTAALKSKKQETLEEIERLQQTHASIENRISQLDSLRNLNEKLDSEGDGVLIELKQLSDRMIAFERKRAVCGMEASVVRFTQLFDQLEIHGITAQGLLMSIYHENLLTFDRNDSDIEVSILLSQDSTNHSFVRTLSGGPYITATYSGPPNEESCKNVYRHLLSWMGQHGYAECGPAVEQYVVDLSQMRDPGEFIVELQIPVEKVLTL, encoded by the coding sequence ATGGTTAATGATCAATCCTATACGATCGGGCACGTGTCACGGATATGCGGGGTTTCCGTACAGACGCTGCGGTACTACGACAATATTGGGCTGCTGCGTCCGAGCCGGACGGATCCCCTCACCCACTACCGGTACTATTCAAATATGGATATTTTGCTGGTGAAAATCGTTCAGGATTTGAAGAGTCTGCGATTTTCATTGGAGGAGATTGGCAGTATCCTGAAACAATCAGGCCTCGACGGACTAACAGCAGCTTTGAAGAGCAAGAAACAGGAAACGCTGGAGGAAATCGAACGTCTACAACAGACCCATGCTTCTATTGAGAACCGGATCAGTCAGTTGGATAGCCTAAGAAATCTGAATGAGAAGCTTGATTCCGAAGGAGACGGCGTTTTGATTGAATTAAAACAGCTGTCTGACCGCATGATTGCTTTCGAGAGGAAGCGGGCAGTGTGCGGGATGGAGGCATCTGTTGTGCGCTTCACCCAGCTGTTCGATCAGCTTGAGATACATGGTATAACGGCACAGGGCCTACTCATGAGTATCTATCACGAAAATTTGCTCACGTTTGACCGGAACGATTCCGATATCGAGGTTAGTATTCTTTTGTCCCAGGATTCTACCAATCATTCGTTCGTGCGGACGTTGTCTGGCGGCCCTTACATTACAGCTACCTATAGTGGCCCTCCTAACGAAGAGTCATGCAAAAATGTGTACCGTCATCTGTTAAGTTGGATGGGTCAGCACGGTTACGCTGAATGTGGGCCTGCTGTGGAGCAGTATGTCGTTGATTTGAGTCAAATGCGCGACCCGGGCGAGTTTATCGTGGAGCTGCAAATTCCTGTGGAGAAGGTATTGACCCTATAG
- a CDS encoding amidase family protein, with protein MDRTINERLFEADIASLQAAMESGTLTAVDIVHWYLERIERFNPILKAVLEVNPDVIAVAESLDEERQKYGSRGPLHGIPIVLKDNIDTGDRMHTSAGSVALANHFAPKDSYVAAQLRAAGTVFLGKANMTEWANFMSPTMWAGYSSRGGLTLNPYGPGELFVGGSSSGSGAAVAANLCSAAIGTETSGSIISPSSQNYLVGLKPTIGLVSRSGIIPITQSQDSAGPMTRTVRDAAILLGAMTAADPEDAAMSSNERKAFKDYTQFLDPDGLRAARIGIPRHYYRGLDQARLAIIERAIELCRECGATIIDPIALPCESAKWDWDVMRFEFKKGLNDYFSKAGSGASVRTLDELIAFNETNRDFALKYGQDTLIWSNETSGMLTEMEYTESLRLNREVARGKGIDHAIQEYRLNALLFLGNEEGLDLSARAGYPAITVPGGYAETGIIAEGGYTTKGPQGITFVGTAYSEPSLFRLAYAYEQASNNRFAPPDPV; from the coding sequence ATGGATAGAACGATAAACGAAAGATTATTTGAGGCAGACATTGCTTCGTTACAAGCGGCGATGGAGTCTGGCACGTTAACGGCAGTGGATATCGTTCACTGGTATTTGGAGCGAATTGAACGATTTAACCCGATTCTGAAAGCCGTGCTGGAAGTTAATCCGGACGTGATTGCTGTCGCGGAATCGTTAGACGAAGAACGGCAGAAATACGGATCTCGTGGACCGCTCCACGGCATCCCGATCGTGCTTAAGGACAATATTGATACAGGTGACCGTATGCACACTAGTGCCGGATCGGTCGCGCTGGCGAACCATTTTGCACCGAAAGATTCGTACGTAGCCGCGCAATTAAGAGCTGCAGGGACCGTATTCTTGGGCAAGGCAAATATGACGGAATGGGCGAACTTCATGTCGCCTACGATGTGGGCAGGGTATAGCTCCAGAGGGGGCTTGACTCTAAATCCTTATGGACCCGGTGAATTGTTCGTAGGTGGATCGAGCTCGGGCTCAGGTGCAGCAGTTGCCGCGAATTTGTGTTCCGCTGCCATAGGAACAGAAACATCCGGTTCAATCATCAGCCCGTCCTCGCAGAATTACCTTGTCGGCCTGAAGCCCACAATCGGACTGGTCAGCCGTTCGGGTATCATCCCGATTACACAAAGCCAAGATTCAGCCGGCCCAATGACTCGGACAGTCAGGGACGCTGCAATCTTACTCGGTGCCATGACAGCGGCAGACCCGGAAGATGCAGCCATGTCATCTAACGAGCGGAAAGCGTTCAAGGACTATACACAGTTTTTGGATCCTGACGGTTTGCGCGCTGCCAGAATCGGTATTCCGCGTCATTATTATCGAGGACTTGACCAAGCCCGTTTAGCGATAATCGAACGGGCGATCGAATTGTGCAGGGAATGCGGGGCTACTATCATCGACCCGATAGCGTTGCCTTGCGAGAGTGCTAAGTGGGACTGGGACGTGATGCGCTTCGAGTTTAAAAAAGGTCTGAATGATTATTTCTCCAAAGCAGGCAGCGGCGCTTCAGTCAGAACATTAGACGAACTCATAGCCTTTAACGAAACGAATCGCGATTTCGCGCTTAAATACGGCCAAGATACGTTAATCTGGTCTAATGAAACGAGTGGTATGTTAACCGAAATGGAGTACACCGAGAGTTTACGCCTGAACCGGGAGGTCGCCCGAGGCAAGGGGATCGACCACGCGATTCAGGAGTATCGTTTGAACGCACTGCTGTTTCTTGGTAACGAGGAAGGGCTCGATTTGTCCGCACGTGCAGGTTATCCTGCCATTACAGTGCCGGGAGGATATGCGGAGACAGGAATCATCGCAGAAGGAGGCTATACGACCAAGGGGCCGCAGGGGATAACTTTTGTCGGAACCGCGTACAGTGAACCTTCGCTGTTCAGACTCGCCTATGCTTATGAGCAAGCCAGCAATAACCGGTTTGCGCCGCCCGATCCGGTTTAG
- a CDS encoding stalk domain-containing protein — protein sequence MNRFLTGIVLSVVIGFSLTGQAPMAQAEQTATVQASTEVSFQDEQLKKEIKKLLNKSDDEAVLQKDLEALTSINLYGKGIQSLEGLQYATNLSYVSLNNNKIVDLSPLSALTKLKGINLNANGIISIEALASLTKLEELQLSGNQITSIDVVKRLPLLRFFEANDNEITDIQALSKATKLEVLEVSNNRIAVVNSIVKLPNLMYLKLSNTQISDLSVLKPLSDNLLVLHISGNQISDLRDLEGMTKLTALYAENNQIEDITPLKNMKNMSSLNLRSNLIYDLEPLRSLTNITKLYLDNNRIWNIGALKNHKFDTHYDTGALLYGLTLTDNYLDLRSTTKSYQLLQNLAGDGHQLNQFKAQRLVIGSTTAYVGESSYKLDTAPFIHNSRTYVPVRFVAEHLGANVTWDKSKQEVMITKGSTTIRWVVNKKQAIVNGKAVMFDTAPLLKHQRTFIPVRFVSELLATDVEYVPGSRSVLIFEVK from the coding sequence ATGAACAGATTTTTAACAGGTATAGTTTTGTCCGTTGTCATTGGATTTAGTCTGACTGGACAGGCACCAATGGCGCAGGCGGAGCAGACAGCAACGGTGCAAGCTTCTACGGAGGTCAGTTTCCAGGACGAGCAGTTGAAGAAAGAGATCAAAAAATTATTAAACAAAAGTGATGATGAAGCTGTATTGCAGAAGGATTTGGAAGCATTAACATCCATTAATCTTTATGGAAAAGGAATTCAGAGCCTTGAAGGCTTGCAATATGCGACAAATCTATCATATGTTAGTTTGAATAATAATAAAATTGTGGATCTTTCGCCTCTCAGCGCATTGACGAAGCTTAAAGGCATTAATCTTAACGCCAATGGGATCATATCTATTGAAGCATTGGCTTCCTTAACAAAGTTGGAGGAATTGCAGCTTTCCGGAAATCAGATTACATCGATCGATGTGGTTAAGCGGCTACCGCTTCTGAGATTCTTCGAGGCAAACGATAATGAAATCACTGATATTCAAGCGCTGTCAAAGGCAACAAAATTAGAAGTGCTTGAAGTCAGCAACAATCGGATCGCAGTTGTCAATTCTATCGTAAAATTGCCTAATTTGATGTATCTGAAACTCTCGAACACCCAGATCTCAGACTTAAGCGTGTTGAAGCCGCTGTCCGATAACCTGCTAGTCCTTCATATCAGCGGAAATCAAATTTCCGATCTTCGCGACCTGGAGGGAATGACTAAGCTCACGGCCTTGTACGCGGAAAATAACCAAATCGAGGACATAACTCCCTTAAAGAACATGAAAAACATGTCGTCGTTAAATCTTCGTTCGAATTTGATTTACGATCTTGAGCCGCTAAGATCACTTACAAATATCACTAAGTTATACTTGGATAATAATAGGATTTGGAATATAGGTGCGCTTAAGAACCATAAGTTCGATACCCATTATGACACGGGTGCATTGCTATATGGACTGACCTTAACTGACAACTATTTAGATTTGCGGTCTACCACGAAATCGTATCAGTTGCTCCAGAATCTTGCGGGAGATGGTCATCAACTCAATCAATTCAAAGCCCAACGTTTGGTGATTGGCAGCACGACCGCCTATGTAGGTGAGAGCAGCTATAAGCTTGACACTGCCCCTTTCATCCACAACAGCCGCACCTATGTACCTGTCCGGTTTGTGGCTGAGCATCTCGGGGCGAATGTAACCTGGGACAAGAGCAAGCAAGAAGTCATGATCACGAAGGGCAGCACAACGATCCGTTGGGTAGTAAATAAGAAGCAAGCCATTGTGAATGGAAAGGCGGTCATGTTCGACACGGCGCCGTTGTTGAAGCATCAAAGAACGTTTATACCTGTCCGGTTTGTTTCAGAACTGCTTGCAACCGACGTCGAATATGTTCCGGGCTCCAGATCGGTACTCATCTTCGAGGTGAAATAA